In the candidate division WOR-3 bacterium genome, one interval contains:
- the uvrC gene encoding excinuclease ABC subunit UvrC, whose product MEFNKENLELVPEKPGVYLFYDKKGNLLYIGKARNLKERIRTHLNAEYENPRLSLMIEKVKNFEFIVTSSEPEALLLENNLIKSKKPRFNIRLRDDKKYPYLKITLREMYPRIFMTRDLRDDGSLLIGPFHSAKSLRKALRMTLRIFPIRTCKYKLPSKKKINPCLEYELKRCPAPCVEGFVDPKEYREVVNKAVLFFTGRTESVEDYLLKEIEKCKEKMEFEKAARLRDALYSIRELSRSQIAVLEEEKSLDVLACQIHHPFASISLLRVRKGKLLDMENFILDVPFYYEEKDVLFSFASQYYLSGILGSEEIILIKVDENYKEIEEALKLKRNVSIKFREPEGEDEEKLLKMAEENARIKLEEYYIEKKGKILPSKAIVELKENLNLKDYPFHIECLDISHSFGDERVGAVVVFKNGKRDKKSYRKYKIKTEEARSDPQMVYEVVKRRFKRLKEENEKFPDLFIIDGGKPQLSAALNALKELDIKDVKVCAFAKTFDQLYFPDGREVMIPKKTYAIRLLRDIRSEAHRFAVAFHRKKMEKKVKISELDGIPGIGEKKKMEILRFFGSIERLKGASIDEIAKVKGIGRKLAEIIYERLHS is encoded by the coding sequence ATGGAATTTAATAAGGAAAATCTTGAACTTGTTCCTGAAAAACCAGGAGTTTATCTTTTTTATGATAAAAAAGGTAACCTTCTTTACATAGGTAAGGCAAGAAATTTAAAAGAAAGGATAAGAACTCACCTAAATGCAGAGTATGAGAATCCAAGATTGAGCTTAATGATAGAAAAGGTTAAAAATTTTGAGTTTATTGTTACTTCATCTGAACCTGAGGCACTTCTTCTTGAAAATAATTTAATTAAAAGTAAAAAGCCGAGATTCAATATAAGATTAAGGGATGACAAAAAATATCCGTATCTTAAAATAACCTTAAGAGAAATGTATCCAAGAATTTTCATGACAAGAGATTTAAGGGATGATGGCTCTTTACTTATAGGACCATTTCATTCTGCTAAATCTCTTAGAAAAGCATTGAGAATGACTTTAAGAATTTTTCCAATAAGAACTTGTAAATATAAATTACCCTCAAAAAAGAAAATAAATCCCTGTCTTGAATACGAACTTAAAAGGTGTCCTGCTCCCTGTGTAGAGGGGTTTGTAGACCCTAAAGAGTATAGAGAAGTAGTAAATAAAGCAGTTTTATTTTTTACAGGAAGAACAGAAAGTGTGGAGGATTATCTTTTAAAGGAAATAGAGAAATGTAAGGAAAAAATGGAATTTGAAAAAGCGGCAAGATTAAGGGATGCTTTATATTCAATAAGAGAACTTTCAAGAAGTCAGATTGCTGTTTTAGAGGAAGAAAAATCCCTTGATGTTTTAGCATGTCAGATTCATCATCCCTTTGCATCCATTTCCCTTTTAAGAGTTAGAAAAGGAAAACTTCTTGATATGGAAAACTTTATTCTTGATGTTCCTTTCTATTATGAGGAAAAGGATGTTTTATTTTCTTTTGCTTCCCAGTATTACCTTTCAGGTATTCTTGGTTCAGAGGAAATTATTTTAATTAAAGTTGATGAAAATTATAAGGAGATAGAAGAGGCTTTAAAACTTAAGAGAAATGTTTCAATTAAATTTAGAGAACCTGAAGGTGAAGACGAGGAAAAACTTTTAAAAATGGCTGAGGAAAATGCGAGGATAAAACTTGAGGAATACTATATTGAAAAGAAGGGGAAAATTTTACCATCTAAGGCAATTGTTGAACTAAAAGAAAATTTAAATCTTAAAGATTATCCTTTTCATATTGAGTGCCTTGATATTTCCCATTCCTTTGGAGATGAAAGGGTTGGTGCGGTTGTTGTTTTTAAAAATGGTAAAAGGGATAAAAAATCTTATAGAAAATATAAAATTAAAACAGAGGAAGCAAGATCTGATCCACAGATGGTTTATGAGGTTGTAAAGAGAAGATTTAAAAGATTGAAAGAAGAAAATGAAAAATTTCCAGATTTATTTATAATTGATGGTGGAAAACCACAGTTAAGTGCAGCTTTAAATGCTCTCAAAGAACTTGATATAAAAGATGTTAAAGTTTGTGCTTTTGCTAAAACCTTTGACCAGCTTTATTTTCCTGATGGCAGAGAGGTGATGATACCCAAAAAAACTTATGCAATAAGACTTTTAAGGGATATTAGAAGTGAGGCACACAGATTTGCTGTAGCTTTCCATAGAAAGAAGATGGAGAAAAAAGTTAAAATTTCAGAACTTGATGG
- a CDS encoding RNA polymerase sigma factor encodes MDKNEKENLFNILYDKYFDRIWKYVYYKVSNREDAQDLCQEIFFKVYKGLDKFEGRSSYYTWIFKIAMNSVISFYRKRKFIKFIPLDFVDEKHYSYERDEKKEKIFEKMKMLPEEIRETLELYYISSFKVKEIAEILGIPEGTVKTRLKRGRELLIELLK; translated from the coding sequence ATGGATAAAAATGAAAAAGAAAATCTCTTCAATATCCTTTATGATAAATATTTTGACAGAATATGGAAATATGTTTATTACAAGGTATCAAATAGAGAGGATGCTCAAGATCTATGTCAGGAAATATTTTTCAAAGTTTATAAGGGGCTTGATAAATTTGAAGGAAGAAGTTCCTATTATACCTGGATTTTTAAAATTGCTATGAATTCTGTTATTTCCTTTTATAGAAAGAGAAAATTTATAAAATTTATACCCCTTGATTTTGTTGATGAAAAACATTATTCTTATGAGAGGGACGAAAAGAAAGAAAAAATTTTTGAAAAAATGAAAATGTTACCAGAAGAAATAAGAGAAACCCTCGAACTTTATTACATTTCAAGCTTTAAGGTTAAGGAAATTGCAGAAATTCTTGGTATTCCTGAAGGAACTGTAAAAACAAGACTTAAAAGGGGAAGAGAACTTTTAATTGAACTATTAAAATGA
- a CDS encoding periplasmic heavy metal sensor, with protein MKSLIPLIILISQPEQGEFLKRMFLKRNPEIIIRVLALDSYVQKNIGLSKEEAELFKNLYFNLEKETEKIKSEIRIKEIELEEVMQSEKIDFNKAEKLIEELAELNKNLRIKQIEAFKKVYDKLGNKRFNEIREKLREMRRERDRERKMLWKN; from the coding sequence ATGAAATCTTTAATACCTTTAATAATCTTGATATCTCAACCAGAACAGGGTGAATTCTTAAAAAGGATGTTTTTAAAAAGAAATCCTGAAATAATTATAAGAGTTTTGGCACTTGATAGTTATGTTCAGAAAAATATAGGGCTTTCAAAGGAAGAAGCGGAACTTTTTAAAAACCTCTATTTTAATTTAGAAAAGGAAACTGAAAAAATAAAATCAGAAATAAGAATCAAAGAGATTGAACTGGAAGAAGTTATGCAATCTGAAAAAATTGATTTTAATAAAGCTGAAAAATTGATAGAAGAACTGGCAGAACTTAACAAGAATCTTAGAATCAAACAGATTGAAGCTTTTAAGAAAGTTTACGATAAACTTGGCAATAAAAGATTTAATGAAATAAGAGAAAAATTAAGAGAAATGAGAAGAGAAAGAGATAGAGAAAGAAAGATGTTGTGGAAAAATTAA
- a CDS encoding polysaccharide deacetylase family protein: MKKERKRCEKHPERFLTRKCFRCKKEICSKCSIKKYRHYFCSKKCIYLFLFENFKKKRIYKEPLSYPYIKIIFVSFILLFFISIYFLYKKPVIEHKDFILKKIYIGEKYYHPFFDGSIVRFKTQKKEIYITFDGGSFAQRADVILNILKKYKIKSSFFLTGEFMEKFKNVVQKIISDSHEVLNHTYSHPHFTTYEINKKNQTIKGLSPEMIFGELFKTEELFEKITGKKMEFIWRSPYGEENAEIRRWASRLGYIHVRWTYDFLDWKSVRDYRERFENFKKIEDKRGYILLLHLGSPENDTLEYKIFLENLIKELKKEGYQFKKISEGIKEEILWNQKISLKNLRY, encoded by the coding sequence ATGAAAAAAGAAAGAAAAAGATGTGAAAAACATCCTGAAAGATTTCTTACAAGAAAGTGTTTTAGGTGTAAGAAAGAGATATGTTCTAAATGTTCCATTAAAAAATACAGACATTATTTTTGTTCTAAAAAATGTATTTATTTATTCCTTTTTGAAAATTTTAAAAAGAAAAGAATTTATAAAGAACCTCTCTCTTACCCTTATATTAAAATTATTTTTGTTTCCTTTATACTATTATTTTTTATTTCAATTTATTTTCTTTATAAAAAACCAGTCATTGAACATAAGGATTTCATTTTAAAAAAAATTTACATAGGAGAAAAATACTATCATCCTTTTTTTGATGGCTCAATTGTAAGATTCAAAACTCAAAAAAAGGAAATCTATATTACCTTTGATGGTGGAAGTTTTGCACAGAGGGCTGATGTGATACTTAATATTTTAAAAAAATATAAGATAAAAAGTTCCTTTTTCCTTACAGGTGAATTTATGGAAAAATTTAAAAATGTTGTCCAGAAAATTATTTCAGATTCCCATGAAGTTTTAAATCACACATACTCCCATCCACATTTTACTACCTATGAAATTAACAAAAAAAACCAAACAATTAAAGGTTTATCACCTGAAATGATATTTGGAGAGCTTTTCAAAACTGAGGAATTATTTGAAAAAATAACTGGAAAAAAGATGGAATTTATATGGAGATCCCCCTATGGTGAGGAAAACGCTGAAATAAGAAGATGGGCAAGCAGGCTCGGTTACATTCATGTAAGGTGGACCTATGATTTCCTTGACTGGAAAAGTGTAAGGGATTATAGGGAAAGGTTTGAAAATTTTAAAAAAATAGAAGATAAAAGAGGTTATATTTTACTTTTGCATCTTGGTTCCCCTGAAAATGACACCTTAGAATACAAAATTTTTCTTGAAAATTTAATTAAAGAATTAAAAAAGGAAGGTTATCAATTTAAAAAAATATCAGAAGGAATAAAGGAGGAAATTTTATGGAACCAAAAGATATCCTTGAAAAACTTGAGGTATTAA
- a CDS encoding orotate phosphoribosyltransferase translates to MEPKDILEKLEVLKRGHFLLTSGNHSDIYFEKYRILSYPFYLQKLLEFSLDFLKKIEFDVILGPFTGGAIIAEILGLMLNKRAIFAEKEKEEFVIRRDFSINFPADGIIVDDVITTGGSIQKTLKASEKLLNIKGILVLIDRREKEEDFGIPFYAIYKEKVKIFSPQDCPLCKKGIPLERPGGKTSI, encoded by the coding sequence ATGGAACCAAAAGATATCCTTGAAAAACTTGAGGTATTAAAAAGAGGGCATTTTCTTTTAACAAGTGGAAATCACTCCGATATTTATTTTGAAAAATACAGGATACTATCATATCCTTTTTACCTTCAAAAATTACTTGAATTTTCTCTTGATTTCTTAAAAAAAATTGAATTTGATGTGATACTCGGTCCTTTTACAGGTGGTGCTATAATTGCGGAGATTTTAGGTCTTATGTTAAATAAAAGAGCAATATTTGCAGAAAAGGAAAAGGAGGAATTTGTTATAAGAAGAGATTTTTCAATAAATTTTCCTGCAGACGGAATTATAGTTGATGATGTTATAACAACAGGAGGTTCCATTCAAAAAACACTTAAGGCAAGTGAAAAACTCTTAAATATTAAAGGTATTCTTGTTTTAATCGATAGAAGGGAGAAAGAAGAAGATTTTGGAATCCCCTTTTATGCAATTTATAAAGAAAAGGTAAAAATTTTTTCACCTCAGGATTGTCCCTTATGTAAAAAGGGAATCCCACTTGAAAGACCAGGAGGAAAAACTTCTATTTAA
- a CDS encoding kelch repeat-containing protein — protein MSLIKGFLCFLIFFEIWQTKTKMTVNRKGHGAVELNGKIYVIGGRNATGFLGTNEVYDPVTDSWETKTSMPTPRERFVLVSDGNKIYAIGGFNGSYLKINEEYNPVTNTWTTKAPMNQAREGAAAVYLNGKIYVIGGFNGSQYLSINEEYSISSNTWSIKAPMPTPRAYFGACVYNGKIYVIGGKNGTGDLNKIEIYDPSNNTWSNGINMPTPRAFLLTKCDGFKIYAIGGYRNGYLNINEEFNFFTNTWETGLAMPTARSEFSGDFSGGKLYAIGGINNSGYLDINEEFSPSVDIREDNYINLSKKENSKLYSISGGRIEIKKSGVYFLKSGYKSKKIIVIK, from the coding sequence ATGAGCTTAATAAAAGGTTTTTTGTGTTTTCTAATTTTCTTTGAAATCTGGCAGACAAAAACGAAAATGACAGTTAATAGAAAAGGTCATGGTGCAGTAGAACTTAATGGAAAAATCTATGTAATAGGTGGTAGAAATGCAACGGGTTTTCTTGGAACTAATGAAGTTTATGACCCTGTAACAGACTCCTGGGAAACAAAAACTTCTATGCCAACACCAAGGGAAAGATTTGTTCTTGTATCAGACGGGAATAAAATTTACGCAATAGGTGGGTTTAATGGCTCTTATTTAAAAATAAACGAAGAATATAATCCAGTAACAAATACATGGACAACAAAAGCTCCTATGAACCAGGCAAGGGAAGGTGCTGCTGCTGTTTATCTAAATGGAAAAATTTATGTAATTGGAGGATTCAACGGTAGCCAGTATTTATCAATAAATGAAGAATACTCAATTTCATCAAACACATGGAGTATAAAAGCTCCAATGCCAACACCAAGAGCATATTTTGGTGCCTGTGTATATAATGGAAAAATTTATGTAATAGGAGGAAAAAATGGAACAGGTGATTTAAACAAAATTGAAATTTATGACCCCTCTAATAATACCTGGTCTAATGGAATAAATATGCCAACACCGCGGGCTTTCCTTTTGACAAAGTGTGATGGTTTTAAAATATACGCAATAGGTGGATATAGAAATGGATACCTGAATATTAATGAAGAATTTAATTTTTTCACAAATACCTGGGAAACTGGTCTTGCTATGCCAACAGCAAGAAGTGAATTTTCAGGTGATTTTTCAGGAGGTAAACTCTATGCAATTGGAGGGATAAATAATTCAGGTTATCTTGATATAAATGAAGAATTTTCACCTTCAGTTGACATAAGGGAAGATAATTATATAAATCTATCTAAAAAAGAAAATAGCAAGTTATACTCTATATCAGGTGGAAGAATTGAAATTAAAAAAAGTGGTGTTTACTTTTTAAAATCAGGTTATAAATCCAAAAAAATAATTGTTATTAAATAG
- a CDS encoding prenyltransferase, protein MNVSFWIKALRVIPRIDKEEWEKLDVISKWLILTRGAVFVITLIPSYIVGILTFLNDKFDLLNWIILTIGLVLAHALNNMLNDYTDFIKGVDKENYFRAQYGPHPFEHNLLDKKEFFKYVIVTGILSLLVGIYFIYLKGIQALILVLIGSFFILFYTWPLKYIGLGELSVLIVWGPLMIGSGYYIITGEWDIKVILMSFIYSLGATSVIFGKHIDKYEDDKSKGIKTLPVIIGEKNARILNIIIISLQYVLTIYLVLIGFFRLTMLIVLFSLKWFFDRILKVYLKPKPLTKPEIYPDSVWPLWFVAFAFDHNKKFGYFFILGLIFEVIIKVLKF, encoded by the coding sequence GTGAATGTTTCTTTCTGGATAAAAGCACTGAGGGTTATACCGAGAATAGATAAAGAAGAATGGGAAAAACTTGATGTTATATCAAAATGGTTAATTCTCACAAGAGGAGCTGTTTTTGTTATTACATTAATACCTTCTTATATTGTAGGCATTTTAACTTTTTTAAATGATAAATTTGATTTATTAAACTGGATTATATTAACTATTGGACTTGTATTAGCCCATGCCTTAAACAATATGTTAAATGATTATACAGATTTTATAAAAGGAGTAGATAAGGAAAATTACTTTAGGGCGCAATACGGACCTCACCCCTTTGAACATAATCTATTAGATAAAAAAGAATTTTTTAAATATGTAATAGTTACAGGTATACTTTCGCTTTTAGTGGGAATTTATTTTATATATTTAAAAGGAATTCAAGCATTAATTTTAGTTTTAATAGGTTCTTTTTTTATTCTATTTTATACATGGCCTTTAAAATATATAGGACTCGGAGAATTGAGTGTTTTAATAGTATGGGGACCACTTATGATAGGGAGTGGATATTATATAATCACTGGAGAATGGGATATAAAAGTTATTCTGATGAGTTTTATATACAGTTTAGGAGCAACGAGTGTTATATTTGGAAAGCATATTGATAAATATGAGGATGACAAAAGTAAAGGTATAAAAACATTACCTGTTATTATTGGTGAAAAAAATGCGAGAATTTTAAATATTATAATAATTTCTTTACAGTATGTATTAACCATTTATCTTGTATTAATTGGATTTTTCAGATTAACAATGCTTATTGTTCTTTTTTCTTTAAAATGGTTTTTTGATAGAATCCTTAAAGTTTATTTAAAGCCAAAACCTTTAACAAAACCTGAAATTTATCCTGACTCAGTATGGCCATTATGGTTTGTTGCCTTTGCTTTTGACCATAATAAAAAATTTGGTTACTTTTTTATTTTAGGTTTAATTTTTGAAGTTATTATTAAAGTTCTTAAATTTTAA